One window of Hydractinia symbiolongicarpus strain clone_291-10 chromosome 3, HSymV2.1, whole genome shotgun sequence genomic DNA carries:
- the LOC130635867 gene encoding helicase-like transcription factor isoform X2: MTSITMRQNLGGYQHSMLLDSDDEDDEEIAFGTFRAAVVGIRYYRGQVNNHEMVALRREPNNKYDRNAIRVDNVYGQQVGHIKREQAAVLSQMVDRKYAKIEGVVPFGSNNQFTIPCEITLRGSPTNAEHCKSEMKKRGYPLRFPGQESQPGHKGTPQASYKAKNNTTRELVKIPQQKMKHELDNLFANIIEADKQKIMEPSNVVRTPLFPHQKQALAWMVSRENTDELPPFWEQTKTGLYKSSLTNFQTTKKPCDVLGGVLADDMGLGKTLSIISLIVTNFRKEKPLVTIDKSVLVTVEKSKNKNTKDKTNVKKKRRKKCVTNQFDECEKKICLMKEDLSEVEEDEPELPSFDVKEDVDYKPAFEVASKEVETISSHRPKRKATRNPKYNFENDDWLLDSPEKPKRKKRNKENTPKPKTEECKMEVVEDLPDCTITHVEDIKDGLEERHDAMQYKVTKTEMAGPRATLIVCPLSVLPSWQEQFEMHTEQGAIEVHTYYGGDKIKNSNVLSQKDVVLTTYQTLSSDYTKKNSPLTKTTWLRIVLDEGHVIRNAKSNQSKACHALSAERRWVITGTPIQNSIKDLWSVICFLRLEPFTEKEWWQRTIQRPISNGEKSALSRLQCIVKKIAMRRTKTQEVKGKKIVELPQRTVFIQKIQLSSEERKLYETFKNEGKNIMKRYVAEKNLLSNYAHVLVILMRLRQLCCHPKLCAQILDLVSNMAKSSSATPDELKKKLQQILAVLLSSGDEECPICLDSLNQPVITHCAHLYCRPCIESVIQTDARACAKCPMCRGDIDKTKLVEPALEESVVEKKSEDTWNSSSKVDGLITLLNREKEEDPLRKSLVVSQFSSFLDLLEKPLQQSGFHFVRLDGNMTLRRRADVINMFSQTAVDSPRIMLLSLKAGGVGINLTAATRIFLMDPAWNPASEEQCFDRCHRLGQTKEVKIFKFIVKDSVEERMLELQDKKRALMAGAFGKKITAKEKQERRILDVQHLFT; this comes from the exons ATGACATCCATAACAATGAGACAAAATCTTGGTGGTTATCAACATTCAATGTTATTGGATTCagatgatgaggatgatgaaGAAATTGCCTTTGGTACATTTCGTGCCGCTGTTGTTGGGATTCGTTACTACCGTGGTCAGGTGAATAACCATGAAATGGTTGCATTGAGACGTGAACCAAATAATAAGTATGATAGAAATGCTATACGAGTTGATAATGTTTATGGTCAACAAGTTGGTCATATCAAAAGGGAGCAAGCTGCAGTATTATCACAAATGGTGGATAGAAAATATGCTAAGATTGAAGG AGTTGTTCCCTTTGGAAGTAACAACCAGTTTACGATACCATGTGAAATTACTTTGCGTGGCTCACCCACCAATGCCGAACATTGCAAAagtgaaatgaaaaaaagagGATACCCATTACGATTTCCTGGCCAGGAAAG TCAGCCTGGTCATAAAGGTACACCTCAAGCTTCATATAAAGCCAAAAATAACACAACACGTGAATTAGTAAAGATACCTCAACAAAAG ATGAAGCATGAGTTAGACAATTTATTTGCAAATATTATTGAAGctgataaacaaaaaataatggaaCCAAGCAAT GTTGTAAGAACACCGTTGTTTCCACACCAGAAACAAGCTCTGGCATGGATGGTCTCGCGAGAGAACACTGATGAACTTCCACCTTTTTGGGAACAAACAAAAACCGGTCTATACAAAAGTTCTCTTACCAATTTTCAAACTACCAAAAAGCCTTGTGACGTGCTTGGTGGTGTGTTAGCTGATGATATGGGCTTGGGAAAAACTCTGTCTATCATATCACTTATCGTTACCAACTTCAGAAAGGAAAAACCTCTGGTAACAATTGATAAATCTGTTCTTGTGACAGTAGAGAAATCTAAG AATAAAAACACGAAGGATAAAACTAACGTCAAGAAGAAACGCAGAAAAAAATGTGTAACCAACCAATTCGATGAATGCGAGAAAAAGATTTGTTTAATGAAAGAAGATTTATCTGAGGTGGAAGAAGATGAACCTGAGTTACCTTCTTTTGATGTGAAAGAAGATGTCGATTATAAGCCAGCTTTTGAAGTAGCAAGTAAAGAAGTTGAAACAATATCTTCTCACAGACCAAAAag AAAAGCAACTAGAAATCCAAAATACAATTTTGAAAATGATGATTGGTTATTGGATAGTCCTGAAaaaccaaaaagaaaaaaaagaaacaaagaaaacacACCCAAACCAA AAACTGAAGAATGCAAGATGGAAGTGGTAGAAGATTTACCAGACTGTACTATTACTCATGTGGAGGATATTAAAGATGGATTAGAAG AAAGACACGATGCAATGCAATACAAAGTTACAAAAACAGAGATGGCTGGTCCACGAGCAACATTAATTGTTTGCCCACTCTCAGTTTTACCAAGTTGGCAA GAACAATTTGAGATGCACACTGAACAAGGAGCCATCGAAGTTCACACATATTATGGTGGAGATAAGATTAAAAATTCAAACGTTCTCAGTCAAAAAGACGTTGTCTTGACTACGTACCAGACATTAAGCTCTGATTACACAAAG aaaaattctCCCCTCACTAAGACCACGTGGTTACGCATTGTTCTCGATGAAGGTCACGTGATACGTAATGCAAAATCCAACCAATCAAAGGCTTGCCACGCTTTGAGTGCCGAACGGCGTTGGGTTATTACTGGCACGCCGATTCAAAATTCTATAAAGGACTTATGGTCTGTGATTTGTTTTTTGCGCTTGGAACCTTTCACAGAAAAAGAATGGTGGCAAAGAACGATACAAAGACCGATATCCAATGGAGAGAAATCTGCGTTGAg tcgTCTTCAATGTATTGTAAAGAAGATTGCGATGCGTCGAACGAAAACTCAAGAGGTGAAGGGAAAGAAAATTGTTGAGTTACCCCAACGGACGGTATTTATACAGAAGATTCAATTATCGTCAGAAGAAAGAAAGCTGTACGAGACGTTTAAAAATGAAGGAAAGAACATTATGAAAAG ATATGTCGCCGAGAAGAACTTGCTCAGCAATTACGCACATGTGTTGGTCATTTTGATGCGGCTAAGACAGTTATGTTGTCATCCGAAACTTTGCGCACAAATCCTAGATCTAGTTTCCAATATGG CAAAATCTTCATCCGCAACACCAGACGAACTTAAGAAAAAACTGCAACAAATTTTGGCAGTGCTGCTTAGCTCTGGAGATGAAGAATGTCCTATTTGCTTGGACTCGCTTAACCAGCCTGTTATTACACATTGTGCGCATTTATATTGCAGACCGTGTATCGAAAGCGTGATTCAAACAGATGCGCGCGCATGTGCAAAGTGTCCCATGTGTCGAGGCGAtattgataaaacaaagttggtTGAACCAGCTTTGGAGGAGAGTGTTGTGGAGAAGAAGAGTGAAGATACCTGGAACTCTAGTTCAAag GTTGATGGATTGATTACGTTACTAAAtcgagaaaaagaagaagatccGTTACGAAAAAGTTTAGTTGTATCTCAGTTTTCATCGTTCTTGGATCTTCTTGAAAAACCTTTACAACAGTCAGGCTTTCATTTTGTCCGACTTGACGGTAACATGACGTTACGTCGCAGAGCTGACGTGATTAACATGTTTTCACAAACCGCGGTAGATTCGCCAAGAATTATGTTGTTGTCGTTAAAAGCTGGAGGGGTTGGCATCAACTTGACGGCTGCAACAAGAATCTTTTTAATGGATCCA GCATGGAATCCAGCTTCTGAGGAGCAATGTTTTGATCGCTGCCATCGATTGGGTCAaacaaaagaagtaaaaatttttaag TTCATAGTGAAAGACTCTGTGGAGGAGCGCATGTTGGAACTACAAGACAAAAAACGTGCATTAATGGCTGGtgcttttggtaaaaaaataacagcgAAGGAGAAACAAGAGCGCCGCATCTTAGATGTACAACATCTCTTCACATAA
- the LOC130635867 gene encoding helicase-like transcription factor isoform X1, giving the protein MTSITMRQNLGGYQHSMLLDSDDEDDEEIAFGTFRAAVVGIRYYRGQVNNHEMVALRREPNNKYDRNAIRVDNVYGQQVGHIKREQAAVLSQMVDRKYAKIEGVVPFGSNNQFTIPCEITLRGSPTNAEHCKSEMKKRGYPLRFPGQESQPGHKGTPQASYKAKNNTTRELVKIPQQKMKHELDNLFANIIEADKQKIMEPSNVVRTPLFPHQKQALAWMVSRENTDELPPFWEQTKTGLYKSSLTNFQTTKKPCDVLGGVLADDMGLGKTLSIISLIVTNFRKEKPLVTIDKSVLVTVEKSKVHFQNKNTKDKTNVKKKRRKKCVTNQFDECEKKICLMKEDLSEVEEDEPELPSFDVKEDVDYKPAFEVASKEVETISSHRPKRKATRNPKYNFENDDWLLDSPEKPKRKKRNKENTPKPKTEECKMEVVEDLPDCTITHVEDIKDGLEERHDAMQYKVTKTEMAGPRATLIVCPLSVLPSWQEQFEMHTEQGAIEVHTYYGGDKIKNSNVLSQKDVVLTTYQTLSSDYTKKNSPLTKTTWLRIVLDEGHVIRNAKSNQSKACHALSAERRWVITGTPIQNSIKDLWSVICFLRLEPFTEKEWWQRTIQRPISNGEKSALSRLQCIVKKIAMRRTKTQEVKGKKIVELPQRTVFIQKIQLSSEERKLYETFKNEGKNIMKRYVAEKNLLSNYAHVLVILMRLRQLCCHPKLCAQILDLVSNMAKSSSATPDELKKKLQQILAVLLSSGDEECPICLDSLNQPVITHCAHLYCRPCIESVIQTDARACAKCPMCRGDIDKTKLVEPALEESVVEKKSEDTWNSSSKVDGLITLLNREKEEDPLRKSLVVSQFSSFLDLLEKPLQQSGFHFVRLDGNMTLRRRADVINMFSQTAVDSPRIMLLSLKAGGVGINLTAATRIFLMDPAWNPASEEQCFDRCHRLGQTKEVKIFKFIVKDSVEERMLELQDKKRALMAGAFGKKITAKEKQERRILDVQHLFT; this is encoded by the exons ATGACATCCATAACAATGAGACAAAATCTTGGTGGTTATCAACATTCAATGTTATTGGATTCagatgatgaggatgatgaaGAAATTGCCTTTGGTACATTTCGTGCCGCTGTTGTTGGGATTCGTTACTACCGTGGTCAGGTGAATAACCATGAAATGGTTGCATTGAGACGTGAACCAAATAATAAGTATGATAGAAATGCTATACGAGTTGATAATGTTTATGGTCAACAAGTTGGTCATATCAAAAGGGAGCAAGCTGCAGTATTATCACAAATGGTGGATAGAAAATATGCTAAGATTGAAGG AGTTGTTCCCTTTGGAAGTAACAACCAGTTTACGATACCATGTGAAATTACTTTGCGTGGCTCACCCACCAATGCCGAACATTGCAAAagtgaaatgaaaaaaagagGATACCCATTACGATTTCCTGGCCAGGAAAG TCAGCCTGGTCATAAAGGTACACCTCAAGCTTCATATAAAGCCAAAAATAACACAACACGTGAATTAGTAAAGATACCTCAACAAAAG ATGAAGCATGAGTTAGACAATTTATTTGCAAATATTATTGAAGctgataaacaaaaaataatggaaCCAAGCAAT GTTGTAAGAACACCGTTGTTTCCACACCAGAAACAAGCTCTGGCATGGATGGTCTCGCGAGAGAACACTGATGAACTTCCACCTTTTTGGGAACAAACAAAAACCGGTCTATACAAAAGTTCTCTTACCAATTTTCAAACTACCAAAAAGCCTTGTGACGTGCTTGGTGGTGTGTTAGCTGATGATATGGGCTTGGGAAAAACTCTGTCTATCATATCACTTATCGTTACCAACTTCAGAAAGGAAAAACCTCTGGTAACAATTGATAAATCTGTTCTTGTGACAGTAGAGAAATCTAAG GTACATTTTCAGAATAAAAACACGAAGGATAAAACTAACGTCAAGAAGAAACGCAGAAAAAAATGTGTAACCAACCAATTCGATGAATGCGAGAAAAAGATTTGTTTAATGAAAGAAGATTTATCTGAGGTGGAAGAAGATGAACCTGAGTTACCTTCTTTTGATGTGAAAGAAGATGTCGATTATAAGCCAGCTTTTGAAGTAGCAAGTAAAGAAGTTGAAACAATATCTTCTCACAGACCAAAAag AAAAGCAACTAGAAATCCAAAATACAATTTTGAAAATGATGATTGGTTATTGGATAGTCCTGAAaaaccaaaaagaaaaaaaagaaacaaagaaaacacACCCAAACCAA AAACTGAAGAATGCAAGATGGAAGTGGTAGAAGATTTACCAGACTGTACTATTACTCATGTGGAGGATATTAAAGATGGATTAGAAG AAAGACACGATGCAATGCAATACAAAGTTACAAAAACAGAGATGGCTGGTCCACGAGCAACATTAATTGTTTGCCCACTCTCAGTTTTACCAAGTTGGCAA GAACAATTTGAGATGCACACTGAACAAGGAGCCATCGAAGTTCACACATATTATGGTGGAGATAAGATTAAAAATTCAAACGTTCTCAGTCAAAAAGACGTTGTCTTGACTACGTACCAGACATTAAGCTCTGATTACACAAAG aaaaattctCCCCTCACTAAGACCACGTGGTTACGCATTGTTCTCGATGAAGGTCACGTGATACGTAATGCAAAATCCAACCAATCAAAGGCTTGCCACGCTTTGAGTGCCGAACGGCGTTGGGTTATTACTGGCACGCCGATTCAAAATTCTATAAAGGACTTATGGTCTGTGATTTGTTTTTTGCGCTTGGAACCTTTCACAGAAAAAGAATGGTGGCAAAGAACGATACAAAGACCGATATCCAATGGAGAGAAATCTGCGTTGAg tcgTCTTCAATGTATTGTAAAGAAGATTGCGATGCGTCGAACGAAAACTCAAGAGGTGAAGGGAAAGAAAATTGTTGAGTTACCCCAACGGACGGTATTTATACAGAAGATTCAATTATCGTCAGAAGAAAGAAAGCTGTACGAGACGTTTAAAAATGAAGGAAAGAACATTATGAAAAG ATATGTCGCCGAGAAGAACTTGCTCAGCAATTACGCACATGTGTTGGTCATTTTGATGCGGCTAAGACAGTTATGTTGTCATCCGAAACTTTGCGCACAAATCCTAGATCTAGTTTCCAATATGG CAAAATCTTCATCCGCAACACCAGACGAACTTAAGAAAAAACTGCAACAAATTTTGGCAGTGCTGCTTAGCTCTGGAGATGAAGAATGTCCTATTTGCTTGGACTCGCTTAACCAGCCTGTTATTACACATTGTGCGCATTTATATTGCAGACCGTGTATCGAAAGCGTGATTCAAACAGATGCGCGCGCATGTGCAAAGTGTCCCATGTGTCGAGGCGAtattgataaaacaaagttggtTGAACCAGCTTTGGAGGAGAGTGTTGTGGAGAAGAAGAGTGAAGATACCTGGAACTCTAGTTCAAag GTTGATGGATTGATTACGTTACTAAAtcgagaaaaagaagaagatccGTTACGAAAAAGTTTAGTTGTATCTCAGTTTTCATCGTTCTTGGATCTTCTTGAAAAACCTTTACAACAGTCAGGCTTTCATTTTGTCCGACTTGACGGTAACATGACGTTACGTCGCAGAGCTGACGTGATTAACATGTTTTCACAAACCGCGGTAGATTCGCCAAGAATTATGTTGTTGTCGTTAAAAGCTGGAGGGGTTGGCATCAACTTGACGGCTGCAACAAGAATCTTTTTAATGGATCCA GCATGGAATCCAGCTTCTGAGGAGCAATGTTTTGATCGCTGCCATCGATTGGGTCAaacaaaagaagtaaaaatttttaag TTCATAGTGAAAGACTCTGTGGAGGAGCGCATGTTGGAACTACAAGACAAAAAACGTGCATTAATGGCTGGtgcttttggtaaaaaaataacagcgAAGGAGAAACAAGAGCGCCGCATCTTAGATGTACAACATCTCTTCACATAA
- the LOC130635869 gene encoding uncharacterized protein LOC130635869 — MELFEQACIKFLENDIELYSVSEFHNMMSTLGDDVYTIKMTQVKLKERYKETLQLVTREGKSNIILLHRAAEFLSEKWYAERKKDIKDESERIVRTAALLIKEAIKNYDLDSANYPSSKDIKTSSNVIPSILTIFLHGLFSSSIKEKTLAQAIVAATRPRSIMPIQFGLAVCTDNKIGSKWLNILLSKLGLAVSYDEVVRFKQNVIKHDTSNEVVCPEGTTFLQFVSDNTDHDLATLDGKQTHHGLGSLAVANGNFGAQRLPTRRIPREKKENWSNIQGNKGIEIHEYLEPEVPALAKTVMKPITIEVKILKDF; from the exons ATGGAACTGTTTGAGCAAGCATGTATAAAATTTCTTGAAAACGACATAGAGTTATATTCTGTTTCTGAGTTTCACAACATGATGTCCACGCTAGGAGATGATGTATATACCATTAAAATGACTCAAGTGAAATTAAAAGAAAGATATAAGGAGACGTTACAGCTTGTTACAAGAGAAGGCAAGagtaatattatattattacaTAGGGCGGCAGAATTCCTTAGTGAAAAGTGGTATGCGGAACGCAAGAAAGATATTAAGGATGAAAGTGAACGTATCGTAAGAACAGCAGCATTATTGATAAAGGAAGCCATTAAGAATTATGATCTCGACTCAGCTAACTATCCATCAAGCAAAGATATAAAAACATCATCAAATGTAATACCAAGTATcttgacaatttttttgcatGGACTTTTCTCATCTTCCATAAAAGAAAAGACGTTAGCACAGGCAATAGTTGCAGCAACAAGACCAAGAAGTATAATGCCAATTCAATTTGGGCTTGCAGTTTGTACGGACAATAAGATCGGATCAAAATGGTTGAATATATTACTTTCAAAGTTGGGTTTGGCTGTCAGCTATGACGAG GTTGTACGATTCAAGCAGAATGTAATCAAGCACGATACGTCAAATGAGGTTGTGTGTCCTGAGGGAACTACATTCCTACAATTTGTATCCGACAACACTGACCACGATCTCGCAACACTCGATGGTAAACAAACTCATCATGGCTTGGGTTCTTTAGCAGTTGCTAATGGAAATTTTGGTGCTCAAAGATTGCCTACTAGACGGATTCCAAGAGAGAAGAAAGAAAACTGGAGTAATATTCAAGGAAATAAGGGAATTGAAATTCACGAATATCTGGAACCTGAGGTCCCAGCCTTAGCGAAAACTGTAATGAAGCCCATTACAATTGAGGTAAAAATATTgaaggatttttaa